In Ostrea edulis chromosome 4, xbOstEdul1.1, whole genome shotgun sequence, a single window of DNA contains:
- the LOC130053812 gene encoding uncharacterized protein LOC130053812, producing MSAPHNDLDNPSLNDLINKEDFSLSYVTIDDAIQLIKKCGKNSMLIKTDITDAFKIMPICLQLWPFHGVKWENQYYFYKRLVFGSRSSPKIFDSLSFAVCWIATHKYQMPNILHLLDDFLVVVPPDSNATEIKLKLLSLFKDLGIPLSVKKTEGPNTELEYLGIYLDSFNMIARLPKDKIDRISEIVESFLHRKSCTKRELLSLLGHLNFACRVILPGRSFISHLIALSTTVEPLHYHIQLDSMCRADLTMWAKFLRSWNGVSFFINDDIVNAADIQLFTDATPSSFGGFYQNDWFLGYFPKEILQEKTSMAFFELYPIVMACLLWGDKWKRKRILFHCDNRATLSLSFPDAEIPNLSSPSQPLSSALRASFGDDDRLDQELQGLWEASLNQSTRKTYSSALQCFQNFMIMNGAKFSKHGLPLIQESDLVYFVTHCKSVLKLKHDTIKLYLAGIRFHYIKSGLGDVLKGCDQLHYVLRGVKRLQSNVHHKRFPITTRILAQIWNVLDQGVFSPFVDLMLKCMYSCAFFGFLRCGEITCKSQNVEQFLQISDVHIKPGGSAFVLKLRTSKTDPFSKGVEIVIFENDHFKPVYTMISYLDARKSLFSSNTGKSPLFVDNEFNLKPMPRDTFVLQLKEILLRIGYDDNKFSGHSFRIGAATAAAAAGVEDHVIKELGRWSSDCYNRYIRTDVEAVQKAQVQMSYL from the exons ATGTCGGCGCCTCATAATGACTTAGATAATCCTAGCTTGAATGACTTGATCAACAAAGAAGACTTTTCTCTCAGCTATGTGACCATAGACGATGCTATACAGCTTATCAAAAAATGTGGAAAGAATTCTATGTTGATAAAAACCGATATCACAGATGCATTTAAAATAATGCCTATCTGCCTTCAATTGTGGCCCTTTCATGGTGTTAAGTGGGAAAACcaatattatttttacaaacgtTTAGTATTTGGAAGTCGTTCAAGTCCCAAAATTTTTGATAGCTTGTCCTTTGCAGTGTGCTGGATTGCTACACACAAATACCAAATGCCCAATATTCTACACCTACTTGATGATTTCCTAGTAGTCGTTCCTCCAGACTCGAATGCTACCGAAATTAAGCTAAAGCTGCTTAGCCTTTTCAAAGACTTGGGGATTCCACTGTCGGTTAAAAAGACTGAAGGCCCAAATACGGAATTGGAATACTTGGGTATCTACTTGGATTCTTTCAACATGATAGCAAGGTTACCTAAGGACAAGATTGATCGCATCTCAGAAATAGTGGAATCGTTCCTGCACCGCAAATCCTGTACAAAAAGGGAATTACTTAGTTTACTTGGACACTTAAACTTTGCATGTAGAGTAATCCTACCAGGACGATCTTTTATTTCACACCTTATCGCTCTATCCACAACTGTAGAACCATTACATTACCATATTCAGTTAGACAGTATGTGCCGAGCAGATCTCACTATGTGGGCTAAATTCCTTCGTTCATGGAATGGCGTTTCTTTTTTCATCAATGATGACATTGTGAATGCAGCAGATATTCAACTTTTCACGGATGCCACCCCATCTTCCTTTGGTGGATTTTACCAGAATGACTGGTTTCTAGGATATTTTCCCAAAGAAATTTTGCAAGAGAAGACATCAATGGCCTTCTTTGAACTCTACCCCATAGTGATGGCATGTCTTCTGTGGGGCGATAAATGGAAAAGGAAGCGCAttttgtttcattgtgataaCAGAGCAACC ctctctctctcgtttCCAGATGCAGAGATTCCGAACCTTAGCTCCCCAAGCCAACCCCTTTCCAGTGCCTTGCGTGCATCATTCGGTGATGATGACAGACTAGATCAGGAGTTGCAGGGACTTTGGGAAGCTTCACTGAACCAGTCAACTCGCAAGACATATTCTTCAGCCTTACAGTGTTTTCAGAACTTTATGATTATGAATGGTGCTAAGTTCTCCAAGCATGGGTTACCTCTCATACAAGAATCAGaccttgtttattttgtgacACATTGTAAATCGGTGCTGAAATTGAAACATGACACCATTAAATTATATCTTGCTGGCATTAGGTTTCACTATATTAAGTCTGGATTGGGCGATGTCTTGAAAGGATGCGATCAGTTGCATTATGTGTTAAGAGGTGTTAAAAGATTACAGTCAAATGTCCATCACAAGCGTTTTCCTATTACTACAAGAATTTTAGCACAAATATGGAATGTTTTAGACCAGGGAGTTTTTTCTCCTTTTGTAGATCTCAtgttaaaatgtatgtattcaTGTgcattttttggttttttgagATGTGGTGAAATCACATGCAAATCTCAGAATGTAGAACAATTTTTACAAATCTCAGATGTACATATTAAACCAGGAGGAAgtgcttttgttttgaaattaagaaCCTCCAAAACAGATCCATTTTCAAAAGGTgttgaaattgttatttttgaaaatgaccaCTTTAAACCGGTGTACACCATGATATCATATTTAGATGCTCGCAAATCTCTGTTTAGTTCAAACACTGGCAAATCGCCATTATTTGTAGACAATGAATTTAACCTTAAACCCATGCCAAGAGACACTTTTGTTCTGCAACTGAAAGAGATACTCCTTCGGATTGGATATGATGATAACAAATTTTCAGGTCATTCTTTTAGGATAGGTGCAGCTACAGCAGCGGCTGCAGCTGGTGTTGAAGATCATGTTATTAAAGAATTAGGTCGTTGGTCTTCAGACTGCTACAACAGATATATTAGAACAGATGTAGAGGCTGTTCAAAAAGCACAAGTACAAATGTCATATTTGTAA
- the LOC130054213 gene encoding uncharacterized protein LOC130054213 — MGPKRSNRSVPYNPELPANWTSARLRETLNSRGINFPTNARRSVLIRLIEENENPINRPTQSHNDTSHNATQRVNNNGEQRVLVDLVSKLTSTVQSLQQSVVSLNTRVNSLTAQANIQSDNAVAGRPLLRTETARNATRVTTGNNEPPTSAGLSTVHVSTDSLPISPTNESRGYDLASAFPAFQSRQVSAAAGSPGQLNNVRTTYGYASESLPLVETISPQLRQQIVSGKDVNLATLLIPYFTPIESPEGKSDQRLQRFLTIGEFIQAFGIYKNVMCEAYPHRRSELDLYERDLVDMATRYPGKGFYEYHRHFSLMAAAQLKFNNILVDWSIRNNTLFCNIFANSKPQSCAACNSTLHLTGFCPLNANRRPTDSNDSYGRKRNFHAGREICNNFNGQRGCQLARCRNAHICLECKEDHSKLNCPSTKTPVGPSSLGPPLTRSHRGKFRLRNNDTSADRYTTRSADRPPR; from the coding sequence ATGGGACCTAAGCGATCTAATCGATCGGTACCGTACAATCCTGAACTACCTGCTAATTGGACTTCGGCACGTTTGAGAGAAACTCTGAATTCCCGCGGTATTAACTTTCCCACCAATGCTCGCCGATCCGTGTTGATACGTTTGATTGAAGAGAATGAGAATCCTATAAATAGACCTACGCAGTCCCACAATGACACATCCCACAATGCAACGCAACGAGTAAACAACAATGGCGAACAGAGAGTGTTGGTAGACTTGGTGTCAAAGTTGACATCAACGGTTCAATCGCTGCAACAAAGTGTGGTGTCGTTAAACACTAGAGTGAATTCTCTTACCGCTCAGGCTAATATTCAGTCGGACAATGCCGTTGCAGGGAGACCGCTTCTCCGGACAGAAACGGCAAGAAATGCAACACGGGTGACCACCGGTAACAACGAACCTCCAACTTCGGCGGGTCTGTCTACAGTACACGTATCCACAGACTCTTTGCCCATTTCTCCGACGAATGAAAGCCGTGGTTATGATCTGGCTTCCGCTTTCCCTGCTTTCCAATCGCGTCAAGTCTCGGCTGCTGCTGGATCACCTGGTCAGCTCAACAATGTGAGGACGACCTATGGCTACGCTTCTGAATCATTACCATTGGTAGAGACTATATCGCCACAACTGAGACAGCAGATAGTGTCAGGTAAGGACGTGAACCTAGCCACTCTTCTTATTCCCTACTTCACTCCCATTGAGTCACCAGAGGGCAAGTCTGACCAGAGACTGCAACGTTTCCTGACCATTGGGGAATTCATTCAAGCTTTCGGCATTTATAAGAACGTTATGTGTGAGGCCTACCCTCACCGAAGATCGGAATTAGATTTGTATGAGAGAGACTTAGTGGACATGGCCACCCGTTATCCTGGGAAAGGTTTTTACGAATATCACCGCCATTTTAGCCTTATGGCCGCGGCTCAGCTGAAATTCAACAACATTTTAGTGGATTGGTCAATTCGTAACAATACATTGTTTTGCAACATATTTGCCAACTCAAAGCCCCAGTCATGTGCTGCTTGCAACAGCACCCTACATCTGACTGGATTCTGTCCATTGAATGCCAACAGAAGACCCACTGACAGCAACGATTCGTACGGGCGCAAGAGAAACTTCCACGCAGGTAGAGAAATCTGCAACAATTTCAATGGACAACGGGGTTGTCAACTAGCCAGATGCAGGAATGCTCATATTTGCTTGGAATGCAAAGAAGACCATTCCAAACTTAACTGTCCAAGCACAAAAACTCCAGTTGGCCCCAGTTCTTTGGGGCCTCCACTCACCAGAAGCCACAGAGGGAAATTTCGACTTCGAAATAACGACACCAGTGCAGATAGATATACTACAAGATCTGCTGATAGACCACCCAGATAG